A single genomic interval of Methylocystis sp. IM3 harbors:
- the hslU gene encoding ATP-dependent protease ATPase subunit HslU gives MADFSPREIVSELDRYIVGQSDAKRAVAIALRNRWRRLQLQGQMREEVMPKNILMIGPTGCGKTEIARRLARLANAPFLKVEATKFTEVGYVGRDVEQIVRDLMEVAIVMVKERRRKEVQARAEKATEERILDALVGPASSPATRETFRKRLRDGEIDDKEIEVELQQSGGGMPMFELPNTPGGGSVSAFSLGDLFGKAMQRGKPRKLTVQEARGPLLAEESDKLIDQEASVREAIHEVENNGIVFIDEMDKICAREGRGGADVSREGVQRDLLPLIEGTTVATKHGPVKTDHVLFIASGAFHVAKPSDLLPELQGRLPIRVELASLNEEDFRRILTETEACLTKQYVALMGTEGVTLEFSPSAIDAIAKVAVAVNTSVENIGARRLQTVMERVLDDISFSASDRAGEKIAIDGEFVEKHIGDLAKNRDLSRFIL, from the coding sequence ATGGCCGATTTCTCGCCGCGCGAGATCGTCTCCGAGCTCGATCGCTATATCGTGGGCCAGAGCGACGCCAAGCGCGCCGTCGCCATCGCCCTGCGCAATCGCTGGCGCCGCCTGCAACTGCAAGGGCAGATGCGCGAAGAGGTGATGCCCAAGAACATTCTCATGATCGGCCCGACGGGTTGCGGCAAGACAGAGATCGCGCGCCGCCTCGCCCGCCTCGCCAATGCGCCCTTTCTCAAGGTCGAAGCGACGAAATTCACGGAAGTCGGCTATGTCGGCCGCGACGTGGAGCAGATCGTGCGCGACCTGATGGAGGTCGCGATCGTCATGGTGAAGGAGCGCCGCCGCAAGGAAGTGCAGGCGCGCGCCGAAAAGGCGACCGAAGAACGCATCCTCGACGCGCTCGTCGGCCCCGCCTCCTCGCCCGCGACGCGCGAGACTTTCCGCAAGAGGCTGCGCGACGGCGAGATCGACGACAAGGAAATCGAAGTCGAGTTGCAGCAGAGCGGCGGCGGCATGCCGATGTTCGAATTGCCGAACACGCCGGGCGGCGGTAGCGTCTCGGCCTTTTCGCTCGGCGATCTCTTCGGCAAGGCGATGCAGCGCGGCAAGCCGCGCAAGCTCACGGTGCAGGAGGCGCGCGGGCCGCTGCTCGCCGAAGAGAGCGACAAGCTCATCGACCAGGAGGCGAGCGTCCGCGAAGCGATCCACGAGGTCGAGAACAATGGCATCGTGTTCATCGACGAAATGGACAAGATCTGCGCCCGCGAGGGCCGCGGCGGCGCCGATGTCTCGCGCGAGGGCGTGCAGCGCGACCTGCTGCCGCTGATCGAGGGCACGACCGTCGCGACGAAACACGGCCCGGTCAAGACCGACCATGTGCTCTTCATCGCCTCGGGCGCCTTCCATGTCGCCAAGCCGTCGGACCTGCTTCCCGAACTTCAGGGCCGCCTGCCGATCCGCGTGGAGCTCGCCTCGCTCAACGAGGAGGATTTCCGCCGCATCCTCACCGAGACGGAAGCCTGCCTGACCAAGCAATATGTGGCGCTCATGGGCACGGAAGGGGTGACGCTGGAATTTTCGCCCTCCGCCATCGACGCCATCGCCAAGGTCGCCGTCGCGGTCAACACCTCGGTCGAGAACATCGGCGCCCGCCGCCTGCAAACGGTCATGGAGCGGGTGCTCGACGACATCAGCTTCTCGGCCTCGGACCGCGCCGGCGAGAAGATTGCGATCGACGGGGAGTTTGTCGAGAAGCACATCGGCGATCTGGCCAAGAACCGGGATTTGAGCCGGTTCATTTTGTGA
- the trpS gene encoding tryptophan--tRNA ligase yields MSSFPQRVFSGVQSTGNLHLGNYLGAIVKFVELQKSFECLYCVVDLHAITVPQDPIELRNNTREIAAAFLACGIDPKKNIVFNQSQVPEHAELAWVLNCVARIGWLNRMTQFKDKAGKDRENASVGLLDYPVLMAADILIYRATHVPVGDDQKQHLELARDIAQKFNNDFGPSIERNGFGGAFFPLPEPLISGPATRVMSLRDGTKKMSKSDASEYSRINLSDDADQIAQKVKKAKTDPEPLPSEEKGLEGRPEAENLVGIYAALSGRSKTDVLAEFGGANFSTFKSALVDLAVAKLSPITAQMRRIREDETYIDTVLRDGSERARAIARENMNAVKDIVGFLR; encoded by the coding sequence ATGTCCAGCTTCCCCCAGCGCGTCTTCTCCGGCGTGCAATCCACCGGCAACCTCCATCTCGGCAACTATCTCGGCGCCATCGTCAAGTTCGTGGAGCTGCAGAAAAGCTTCGAATGCCTTTACTGCGTCGTCGACCTGCACGCGATCACCGTTCCGCAGGACCCGATCGAACTGCGCAACAATACGCGCGAAATCGCGGCGGCCTTCCTCGCCTGCGGGATCGACCCCAAGAAGAACATCGTCTTCAATCAAAGCCAGGTGCCCGAGCACGCCGAACTCGCCTGGGTGCTGAACTGCGTCGCCCGCATCGGCTGGCTCAATCGCATGACCCAGTTCAAGGACAAGGCCGGCAAGGACCGCGAGAACGCCTCCGTCGGCCTCCTCGACTATCCCGTGCTGATGGCGGCCGACATTCTGATCTATCGCGCCACCCATGTGCCGGTCGGCGACGACCAGAAGCAGCATCTGGAGCTTGCGCGCGACATTGCGCAAAAGTTCAACAATGACTTCGGGCCGTCGATCGAGCGCAATGGCTTCGGAGGCGCCTTCTTCCCCCTGCCCGAGCCGCTGATCTCCGGCCCCGCGACGCGCGTGATGAGCCTGCGCGACGGCACGAAGAAAATGTCGAAGTCCGACGCCTCGGAATATTCGCGCATCAATCTCTCGGACGACGCCGATCAGATTGCGCAAAAGGTAAAGAAGGCGAAGACCGATCCCGAGCCTTTGCCCTCGGAGGAGAAAGGGCTCGAAGGGCGCCCCGAGGCGGAGAATCTGGTTGGGATTTACGCGGCGCTCTCCGGCCGCTCCAAGACGGACGTGCTCGCGGAATTCGGCGGCGCCAATTTCTCGACCTTCAAGAGCGCGCTCGTCGACCTCGCGGTGGCGAAGCTCTCGCCCATCACGGCGCAGATGCGCCGCATCCGCGAGGACGAAACCTATATCGACACGGTGCTGCGCGACGGCTCCGAACGCGCCCGCGCCATCGCCCGCGAGAATATGAACGCGGTGAAGGATATCGTCGGGTTTCTGAGATAA
- the glcF gene encoding glycolate oxidase subunit GlcF: MQTHFSLAALADPDMAQSEKILRACVHCGFCTATCPTYLLTGDELDSPRGRIYLIKEMLENAHPADARTARHVDRCLSCLSCMTTCPSSVHYMHLVDHARAHIEKTYRRAVADRALRALLAVVLTRPALFRVALRAAARLKPFAGRLPAPLRPLLALAPDKVSPPSQVDRPQILPALGVRRLRVALLNGCAQTVLDTRINEATVRLLTRHGVEVVVAQGAGCCGALPHHLGKTGQSHALARRNIEAWTREIENGGLDHIVVNTSGCGTSVKDYGFMFRNDARLAEKAGRISALACDVSELVERLELTPTGAAPRLRVAYHSACSLQHGQKITRAPAAVLERAGFEVLAVPEGHICCGSAGTYNLLQPEMAGKLRARKVANIESLAPDVIAAGNLGCMTQIGAGTTFPIVHTVELLDWAIGGPRPESLGQ, from the coding sequence ATGCAGACGCACTTCTCGCTTGCGGCGCTCGCCGATCCCGACATGGCGCAATCGGAGAAAATCCTGCGCGCCTGCGTGCATTGCGGCTTTTGCACCGCGACCTGTCCGACCTATCTGCTCACCGGGGACGAGCTCGATTCCCCGCGCGGGCGCATCTATCTCATCAAGGAAATGCTGGAGAACGCGCATCCGGCCGATGCGCGCACGGCGCGGCACGTGGATCGGTGCCTGTCCTGTCTGTCCTGCATGACGACCTGTCCCTCGAGCGTGCATTACATGCATCTCGTCGATCATGCGCGCGCCCATATCGAGAAGACTTATCGCCGTGCCGTCGCGGACCGGGCGCTGCGCGCATTGCTCGCTGTTGTGCTGACGCGGCCCGCGCTGTTCAGGGTCGCGCTGCGCGCGGCGGCGCGACTCAAGCCCTTCGCCGGGCGGTTGCCCGCGCCCCTGCGCCCGCTTCTGGCGCTCGCGCCCGACAAGGTCTCGCCGCCCTCGCAGGTCGACCGCCCGCAAATTTTACCCGCCCTTGGCGTCCGCAGATTGCGAGTCGCCTTGCTGAATGGCTGCGCGCAGACCGTCCTCGACACGCGCATCAATGAAGCGACCGTGCGGCTGCTGACGCGCCATGGCGTCGAAGTCGTGGTGGCGCAGGGCGCGGGCTGTTGCGGCGCGCTCCCGCACCATCTGGGCAAGACCGGCCAGTCGCACGCGCTGGCGCGCCGCAATATCGAGGCCTGGACGCGCGAGATCGAAAATGGCGGCCTCGACCATATCGTCGTCAATACGTCGGGCTGCGGGACCAGCGTGAAGGACTATGGCTTCATGTTCCGCAACGATGCGAGGCTCGCCGAGAAAGCCGGACGTATTTCGGCGCTCGCCTGCGACGTGAGCGAACTCGTCGAGCGACTGGAGCTGACCCCGACCGGCGCCGCGCCGCGCCTGCGCGTCGCCTATCATTCCGCCTGCTCGCTTCAGCACGGCCAGAAGATCACGCGCGCGCCCGCGGCGGTTCTGGAGCGCGCGGGATTCGAGGTTCTGGCTGTTCCTGAGGGCCACATCTGCTGCGGCTCGGCGGGAACCTACAATCTTTTGCAGCCCGAGATGGCCGGGAAGCTTCGCGCGCGGAAGGTGGCCAATATCGAAAGCCTCGCGCCGGACGTCATTGCCGCCGGCAATCTTGGCTGCATGACGCAGATCGGCGCCGGAACGACGTTTCCGATCGTGCACACTGTGGAGCTTCTGGATTGGGCGATCGGCGGGCCGAGGCCAGAGAGTTTGGGACAATAG
- the glcE gene encoding glycolate oxidase subunit GlcE — translation MDAAALDTLEIRDAADAVEALRAANARNQPLGVIGAGSKRRLGRHAPAPRALSTRALAGVTLYEPEELVISAGAGTPLAEIESLLDAHRQQLAFEPMDHAPLLGGATRSATIGGAIAVNASGPRRIKAGAARDHVLGFHCVTGRGEKVKSGGRVMKNVTGYDLSKLVCGSYGTLALLTEVTLKVLPKAETEQTLLVVGLDEAQSLAQLRRAAGSPHEASSFAMLPAGAGPLGRDRNVAALRLEGPEISVATRRDALVADLADSGAEFETLAQDASAALWASVRDAAPIAGHSGQVWRLSLAPTDGAEAVAALRRGGAPILAHFYDWCGGLVWLCLEAASDAHARAVRAAVDRFGGHATLIRAADETRAKVDVFHPQPAPLAALTRRVKESFDPAHVLERGRMRAEY, via the coding sequence ATGGACGCCGCCGCGCTCGACACGCTTGAAATTCGCGACGCCGCCGATGCGGTGGAGGCGCTGCGCGCCGCCAATGCGCGCAACCAGCCGCTCGGCGTCATCGGCGCCGGGTCCAAGAGGCGACTTGGGCGCCATGCGCCGGCGCCGCGCGCGCTCTCGACGCGCGCGCTCGCGGGCGTGACGCTTTACGAGCCCGAGGAGCTCGTGATTTCGGCTGGCGCCGGCACGCCCCTCGCCGAGATCGAGTCGCTTCTCGACGCCCATCGCCAGCAGCTCGCCTTCGAGCCGATGGATCACGCGCCGCTTCTCGGCGGCGCGACGCGCAGCGCCACCATCGGCGGCGCGATCGCCGTGAACGCCTCGGGGCCGCGCCGCATCAAGGCGGGCGCCGCGCGCGATCATGTTCTCGGCTTTCACTGTGTGACGGGGCGCGGCGAGAAAGTGAAATCCGGCGGCCGCGTCATGAAGAACGTCACCGGCTACGATCTCTCCAAGCTCGTCTGCGGCTCCTATGGAACGCTCGCGCTTCTCACGGAAGTGACGCTGAAGGTTCTGCCCAAAGCGGAAACGGAGCAGACTTTGCTCGTCGTCGGTCTCGACGAGGCGCAGAGCCTCGCACAATTGCGTCGCGCGGCCGGATCGCCGCATGAGGCGTCGTCATTCGCCATGCTGCCCGCCGGCGCCGGCCCCTTGGGGCGAGACCGCAATGTTGCGGCGCTGCGTCTCGAAGGCCCCGAGATATCCGTGGCGACGCGGCGCGATGCGCTCGTCGCCGATCTTGCCGACAGCGGCGCCGAGTTCGAGACGCTGGCGCAGGACGCCTCCGCCGCGCTTTGGGCGTCGGTGCGCGACGCCGCGCCCATCGCCGGGCATTCCGGCCAGGTTTGGCGCCTGTCGCTCGCGCCGACCGATGGCGCCGAGGCGGTCGCGGCGCTGCGGCGCGGCGGCGCGCCGATCCTCGCGCATTTCTACGACTGGTGCGGCGGGCTCGTCTGGCTCTGTCTCGAAGCCGCGTCGGACGCCCATGCGCGCGCCGTGCGCGCCGCCGTCGACCGTTTCGGGGGCCATGCGACGCTCATTCGCGCTGCGGACGAGACGCGCGCGAAGGTCGATGTCTTTCACCCCCAGCCCGCGCCGCTCGCGGCTCTTACGCGACGCGTAAAAGAAAGTTTCGATCCGGCGCATGTTCTGGAGCGCGGACGGATGCGGGCGGAGTATTGA
- a CDS encoding FAD-linked oxidase C-terminal domain-containing protein: MTLIMPAPEPEILARREELVERLSAILPESGLIVDETARRAYECDGFTMYRALPLVVALPETVAQVSAIMALAAEMNVKIVPRGAGTSLSGGSMPLEDGILLGLSKFNRVLEIDYENRCARVQPGVQNLAITRAVEGRSFYYAPDPSSQIACSIGGNVAENAGGVHCLKYGLTTNNILGLEVVLMGGEIVRLGGKHLDSEAYDLLGLMTGSEGLLGVVTEVTVRILPKPAVARCLLVGFPSVTAGAHFVGAVIARGIIPGGMEMMDKATIHAVERFQPCGYPLDAEALVLVELDGTQAEVDLLVGVVEAIARDEGATTTKISTSETERLQFWAGRKNAFPAVSCIKPDYLCMDGTIPRGRLPEVLAGMDEIAKAQGLQVANVFHAGDGNLHPLILYDASIEGDVARAEKVGFDILRLCVSVGGVLSGEHGVGVEKRDLMGEMFTETDLEQQMSVKCAFDSMNRLNPGKVFPTLHRCAEFGMMHVSGGKTPFPDLPRF, from the coding sequence ATGACGCTCATCATGCCCGCGCCGGAGCCCGAGATTCTCGCGCGCCGCGAGGAACTCGTCGAGCGGCTCTCCGCCATCCTTCCCGAGTCCGGCCTCATCGTCGACGAGACCGCGCGCCGGGCCTATGAATGCGATGGTTTCACCATGTATCGGGCGCTGCCGCTCGTGGTGGCGCTGCCCGAGACGGTGGCGCAGGTGAGCGCGATCATGGCGCTCGCCGCCGAGATGAACGTCAAGATCGTGCCGCGCGGCGCGGGAACCTCGCTCTCCGGCGGCTCCATGCCGCTCGAGGACGGCATTCTTCTCGGCCTGTCGAAGTTCAACCGCGTCCTCGAGATAGATTACGAAAACCGTTGCGCCCGCGTGCAGCCCGGCGTGCAGAACCTCGCGATCACGCGCGCCGTGGAGGGCAGGAGCTTCTATTATGCGCCCGATCCGTCCTCCCAGATCGCCTGCTCCATCGGCGGCAATGTCGCGGAAAACGCCGGCGGCGTTCACTGTCTCAAATACGGGCTGACCACCAACAATATCCTCGGGCTCGAAGTCGTGCTGATGGGCGGCGAGATCGTGCGGCTCGGCGGCAAGCATCTCGACAGCGAGGCCTATGATCTGCTCGGCCTCATGACCGGTTCGGAGGGATTGCTCGGCGTCGTGACGGAAGTCACCGTCCGTATCCTGCCAAAGCCCGCCGTCGCACGTTGTCTTCTCGTCGGCTTCCCGAGCGTGACGGCCGGCGCGCACTTCGTCGGCGCCGTGATCGCGCGCGGGATCATTCCGGGCGGCATGGAAATGATGGACAAGGCGACGATCCACGCGGTCGAGCGTTTCCAGCCCTGCGGCTATCCGCTCGACGCGGAAGCCCTCGTGCTCGTCGAGCTCGACGGCACGCAGGCGGAAGTGGACCTTCTCGTCGGCGTCGTCGAGGCGATCGCGCGCGACGAGGGCGCGACCACGACGAAGATTTCGACGAGCGAGACGGAGCGCCTGCAATTCTGGGCGGGCCGCAAGAACGCCTTTCCCGCCGTTTCCTGCATCAAGCCCGATTATCTGTGCATGGACGGCACGATCCCGCGCGGGCGCCTGCCGGAGGTGCTCGCGGGGATGGACGAGATCGCAAAGGCCCAAGGCCTGCAGGTCGCCAATGTCTTTCACGCCGGCGACGGCAATCTGCATCCGCTGATTCTCTATGACGCGTCCATCGAGGGCGACGTGGCGCGCGCCGAGAAAGTCGGCTTCGACATTTTGCGCCTCTGCGTTTCCGTGGGCGGCGTGCTCAGCGGGGAACATGGCGTCGGCGTCGAGAAGCGCGATCTGATGGGCGAGATGTTCACCGAAACGGATCTCGAACAGCAGATGAGCGTCAAATGCGCATTCGACTCGATGAACCGCCTCAACCCCGGCAAGGTGTTTCCGACCCTGCATCGTTGCGCGGAATTCGGCATGATGCATGTCTCGGGCGGCAAGACGCCTTTCCCTGATCTGCCGAGGTTCTGA
- a CDS encoding GlcG/HbpS family heme-binding protein, translating to MKTKFALSLADAKRAAAAAAEEARRNDWSVVIAIVDDAGLLVYLERLDGVQPASCDIAQHKARAAALFRRPTKALEETVAGGRVALLSLPHITPVEGGLPLLHEGQVVGAIGVSGVQSFEDGIVARAGADALNGGGEKA from the coding sequence ATGAAAACGAAATTCGCCCTGTCGCTCGCCGACGCCAAGCGCGCCGCCGCCGCCGCGGCGGAGGAAGCGCGGCGCAACGACTGGAGCGTCGTGATCGCCATCGTCGATGACGCGGGCCTCCTCGTCTATCTGGAGCGCCTCGACGGAGTGCAGCCCGCCTCCTGCGACATCGCCCAGCACAAGGCGCGCGCCGCCGCGCTGTTTCGGCGCCCCACCAAGGCGCTGGAGGAAACGGTCGCCGGCGGCCGCGTGGCGCTGCTCAGCCTGCCGCATATCACCCCGGTCGAAGGTGGGCTGCCGCTGCTGCACGAAGGCCAGGTCGTCGGCGCGATCGGCGTATCCGGCGTGCAGTCTTTCGAAGACGGGATTGTGGCCAGGGCCGGCGCAGACGCCCTCAATGGAGGGGGTGAGAAAGCCTAA
- a CDS encoding DUF3572 family protein, whose translation MKAGRIESNHNGIGVDGPAASELALLALAYLAQDEDRVARFLALTGLDAGDVRALVADRGFQLAVLDHLAGDETMLMDFAAGISTPPDAVGRARRALGGGDL comes from the coding sequence ATGAAAGCCGGCAGGATCGAGTCGAATCACAATGGGATTGGCGTCGATGGTCCGGCGGCGTCCGAGCTGGCGCTGCTGGCCCTCGCCTATCTCGCGCAGGACGAGGATCGCGTCGCGCGTTTTCTGGCCCTGACCGGGCTCGATGCGGGCGACGTGCGCGCGCTCGTCGCCGACCGCGGCTTCCAGCTGGCGGTGCTCGATCATCTTGCCGGCGACGAAACTATGCTGATGGATTTCGCCGCCGGAATATCGACGCCGCCCGACGCCGTGGGGCGCGCCCGCCGCGCGCTTGGCGGCGGAGACCTTTAG
- a CDS encoding response regulator, which translates to MKKTVLIVEDNELNMKLFNDLLEANGYATLRTKSGVEAIALARDHRPDLILMDIQLPEVSGLEVTRWLKDDEELRAIPIIAVTAFAMKGDEEKIRQGGCEAYLSKPISVAKFLETVNSFLAEKP; encoded by the coding sequence ATGAAGAAAACCGTCCTCATCGTAGAGGATAACGAACTCAATATGAAGCTCTTCAACGATCTGTTGGAGGCGAACGGATACGCCACGCTGCGCACGAAGAGCGGCGTGGAGGCGATCGCGCTCGCGCGCGATCATCGCCCCGATTTGATCCTGATGGACATTCAGCTGCCCGAGGTCAGCGGGCTGGAAGTGACGCGCTGGCTCAAGGACGACGAGGAGTTGCGCGCCATTCCCATCATCGCCGTCACCGCCTTCGCCATGAAGGGAGACGAGGAGAAAATTCGCCAGGGCGGCTGCGAAGCCTATCTCTCCAAGCCGATCTCGGTGGCGAAGTTTCTGGAAACCGTCAATTCGTTCCTCGCGGAAAAGCCTTAG
- a CDS encoding PleD family two-component system response regulator produces MTARVLVVDDLLPNVKLLEARLSAEYFDVVSATNGPQALELCRSGGCDIVLLDVMMPGMDGFEVCGRLKADPATMHLPVVMVTALDQPADRVRGLECGADDFLTKPVDELALIARVRSLTRLKIMLDELRARASTSVDLGLTSREPNDGARGRILLVEDRPSTVDRIVTSLRGYHDLETEADPQEALFRAAENSYELIVISLNLADFDALRLCSQLRSLERTRSVPILLLADEEDRPRILRGLDLGVNDYILRPIDRNELVARVRTQLRRKRYADSLRDNVQAAIELAVVDPLTGLNNRRFLETHLTQALDKAARKGQPLSLMILDIDHFKAVNDTYGHDAGDEVLKVFARRIKRVLRGADLVCRLGGEEFVVVMPDTPLPIAARVAERVRAAVENERFPTDSKGSRTIPVTTSIGIAERGAEADADALLHRSDKALYASKSAGRNRVTAAAA; encoded by the coding sequence GTGACCGCTCGCGTCCTCGTCGTCGACGATCTCCTCCCCAACGTCAAATTGCTCGAAGCCCGCCTGTCGGCGGAATATTTCGACGTGGTCTCCGCGACGAACGGTCCGCAGGCCCTCGAGTTGTGCCGCAGCGGCGGCTGCGACATTGTGCTGCTCGATGTGATGATGCCCGGCATGGACGGTTTCGAGGTCTGCGGCCGACTGAAGGCGGACCCCGCCACTATGCATCTTCCGGTGGTGATGGTGACGGCGCTCGACCAGCCCGCCGACCGCGTCCGCGGCCTGGAATGCGGCGCCGACGATTTTCTCACCAAGCCGGTGGACGAGCTGGCGCTGATTGCCCGCGTGCGCTCCCTGACGCGCCTCAAGATCATGCTCGATGAACTGCGCGCCCGCGCCAGCACCTCCGTCGATCTCGGCCTCACCTCCCGCGAGCCCAACGACGGGGCGCGCGGCCGCATTCTCCTCGTGGAGGACAGGCCCAGCACCGTCGACCGCATCGTCACGTCTCTGCGCGGCTACCATGACCTCGAAACCGAAGCGGACCCTCAGGAGGCATTGTTTCGCGCCGCCGAGAACAGCTACGAACTCATTGTCATCAGCCTCAATCTGGCCGATTTCGACGCCCTGCGCCTGTGCAGCCAGCTACGCTCGCTCGAGCGCACCCGTTCGGTCCCGATTCTGCTGCTTGCCGATGAGGAAGACCGGCCGCGCATTCTCCGCGGGCTCGACCTCGGCGTAAACGACTACATCTTGCGCCCCATCGACCGCAATGAGCTGGTCGCCCGCGTCCGCACGCAGCTGCGTCGCAAGCGATATGCCGATTCGCTGCGGGACAACGTCCAGGCCGCGATAGAGCTTGCGGTCGTCGATCCGCTGACTGGCCTCAACAACAGGCGCTTTCTGGAGACCCATCTCACCCAGGCGCTCGACAAGGCCGCGCGCAAGGGCCAGCCGCTGTCGCTGATGATTCTGGACATCGATCATTTCAAGGCGGTGAACGACACCTACGGCCACGACGCCGGCGACGAAGTGCTCAAGGTCTTCGCCCGGCGAATCAAGCGCGTCTTGCGTGGCGCGGACCTCGTCTGCCGGCTCGGTGGCGAGGAATTCGTGGTGGTGATGCCCGATACGCCGCTCCCCATCGCCGCGCGCGTGGCCGAGCGGGTGCGCGCCGCCGTCGAAAACGAACGGTTCCCGACCGACTCAAAGGGCAGCCGCACGATTCCGGTGACAACGTCCATCGGCATCGCCGAACGCGGCGCGGAGGCCGACGCCGACGCCCTTCTCCATCGCTCGGACAAGGCGCTTTACGCCTCGAAATCCGCAGGCAGAAACCGCGTAACGGCGGCCGCCGCCTGA
- a CDS encoding cupin domain-containing protein: MKRKILTAAAGVAIAAAAAFASVAQPEPAETIILPQDVKWGPAPASLPAGAQAAVLYGDPAKEGIFALRVRIPKDYYIPPHTHPTVEVVTILTGKFSLGMGPKADRRAAKPIGVGGFMAMPPEVAHYVFADEETVLQISSTGPWGIDYVDPRDDPRLNVAPSANRGSAQRQD, encoded by the coding sequence ATGAAACGCAAGATTCTGACGGCCGCCGCCGGCGTGGCCATCGCCGCCGCCGCCGCTTTTGCCTCTGTGGCGCAGCCCGAGCCAGCCGAAACGATTATCCTGCCGCAGGATGTGAAATGGGGGCCGGCGCCCGCCTCGCTCCCGGCAGGAGCGCAGGCGGCGGTTCTCTACGGCGACCCGGCGAAAGAGGGCATATTCGCGCTTCGGGTCAGAATCCCGAAAGATTACTACATCCCGCCCCACACCCATCCAACGGTTGAGGTCGTCACGATCCTCACTGGCAAGTTCAGTCTGGGAATGGGGCCGAAAGCGGACAGGCGCGCCGCCAAGCCCATCGGAGTCGGGGGTTTCATGGCCATGCCGCCCGAGGTCGCGCATTACGTCTTCGCTGATGAAGAGACCGTCCTCCAGATCAGCTCGACCGGGCCTTGGGGGATCGATTACGTCGATCCGAGAGACGATCCTCGCCTCAATGTCGCGCCCTCGGCGAACCGCGGGTCCGCCCAGCGACAGGACTGA
- a CDS encoding nucleoside deaminase → MIDRLFSSATTGPGPSPADLAHMAEAVRLMRQTGVIDKTGGPFGAVIVRRAEVLAACGNSVLGDNDPTAHAEINAIRMACKKVGSPHLDGAAMFTSCECCPMCYAAARWAHIGKIYFAASWADYADLFDDSSIGRDMLKPLTQRSIRVAQLMRAEAVEVWREYRALSERDPY, encoded by the coding sequence ATGATCGATCGGCTGTTTTCTTCTGCGACGACGGGGCCGGGGCCGTCCCCGGCCGATCTCGCGCATATGGCGGAGGCGGTCAGGCTGATGCGTCAGACGGGGGTGATCGACAAGACCGGCGGACCCTTCGGCGCCGTCATCGTCAGGCGCGCCGAAGTGCTCGCAGCCTGTGGGAACAGCGTTCTCGGAGACAACGATCCCACCGCGCATGCTGAAATCAATGCAATCAGGATGGCATGCAAGAAAGTAGGCTCGCCGCATCTGGACGGGGCGGCCATGTTCACGAGCTGCGAATGCTGCCCCATGTGCTACGCCGCGGCGCGATGGGCGCATATCGGGAAAATCTATTTTGCCGCCTCCTGGGCGGATTACGCCGATCTTTTCGACGATTCGTCCATTGGCCGGGACATGCTGAAACCGCTGACCCAGCGCTCTATCCGCGTGGCGCAGCTGATGCGGGCCGAAGCGGTGGAGGTATGGCGCGAATATCGCGCGCTCTCCGAAAGGGATCCCTATTAG